The DNA window CGTCcgaaatttattatttcagagtCACTCCTTTGATGACCTTGGCAGTGGACTGCAGTCATCTGTTTAGGCCTCTCCACGGCCCACATCAATGCCAGTATTTCTGTTTGTTGCACATTTGATTTCCTTGTTGTTGGCATTTAGAAGGCCCTCTGTTTTGCAGATCGCACCCTGGGCATGGACCACAGAGATTGCGTCTTGTGAGTCTGTAGAAACAGTCAAGGCCTTGTCCTCTCTTAGGTCCAGAGCTCAGGTGAATGCAGATTTTCCCAGCCGTCTGCGCTGAAGTCCCTGCGGGGAGGCTCCTGGCTGGTTCCCGTAGGTAGACAGCTACACACCCTGCCCTTCACTGGCTTCTTTTCATGAAGCTCCTGCCATCTACAAAACatgtctcccttttcttcttgaaCCGCATCTCTGTTATTGAAACTCTAGaagtcggctgggcatggtggctatgcctataatcccagcactttgggaggccaaggtgggcagatcacctgaggtcaggagttcaaaaccagcctggccaacatggcgaaaccctatctccaatacaaatagaaaaattagccaagcttggtggccactgtactccagcctgggcgacagagcaagactccatctcaaaaaaaaataaagagagagagagaaagaaagtatcatgcttttctgagttctgtgagttatAGTGAATTATCAAACTTGAAGGCATGGTGGGAACCTCCAAATTTGCAGCCAGTTGGTGAGAAGTACCTGTGGTCTGAGGACACCCAAGCCTGCAGCTGCATCTAAAGCGAGGGCAGCCTATTGGGGCCTGGTGGCCTTAACCTGTGGCGTTTGAGGTAACATCAGGGAGTTGACATCAGAATTGCATcacacaggccgggcacggtggctcacgcccgtaatcccagcactttgggaggccgaggcaggcagatcacgaggtcaggagatcgagaccatcctggataacacagtgaaaccccgtctctactaaaaatacaaaaaattagctgggcgtggtggcaggcgcctgtagtcccagctactcgggaggctgaggcaggagaatggcgtgaacccaggaggtggagcttgcagtgagccaagaggacaccaccgcactccagcctggctgacggagcgagactccatctcaaagaaggaaaaaacagaattgCGTCacacaggccagatgcagtggctcatgcttataatcccagcaatttgaaaggcaaggtaagaggatcacttcagcttgagtctgaggccgcagtgagctatgaccataccactgcaccccagtctgggtgacagcgcCAGACCCcaactccaaaaataaaaaataaaaatcacaaagaattGCATGGCAGAGTGCCTGCCTTTCACAGCTTGAACTGCTGCaggaactttccttttttttttttttttgagggggtggGGAGACACAATCTCtgctagtgattctcctgcctcagcctcccaaatagctgggattacaggcgtgcaccaccatgcctgcctaatttttgtatttttagtagagacagggtttcaccatgttggccaggctggtctcaaactcctgctgggatcacaggtgtgagccaccatgcccggccacctttAGAGTTTTCTTACCACCTGGTTTTCCTCTCTCAAtatctctctctcatttcctgcCTTAAAACTCTAGCTTGGCatctgggcgcagtagctcatgcctgtaatcccagcactttgggaggccgaggtgggtggatcacttgaagtcaggagttcgagaccagcctggccaacatggtgaaaccttgtctctactattTTTACAAAAGTTAGTTGGACGTacgggcgggtgcctgtagtcccagctacttgggaggctgaggcaggagaattcccttgaacccggaggtgaaagttgcagggagccgaggttataccactgcactccagcctggagacagagtcttgctctgtctccaaaacaaacaaacaaacaaaccaaaaccctgTAGCTTGGGAGCAGCCTTctcttctattgtttttctttaaaaaataaaaattaaaaatagatgtagATGCTGTGTTGCtgagactggcctcaaactcctggcctcaagtgatcctcccgccatgacctccaaaactgctgggattgtaggtgtgagcactgcacccagccttttgtttttttctacataaaaaacAACACAGGATTATCTTCCAGAGctaataaatatgttcaaataaccaCAACCCCATTAAGGAAAAAACATCACTTGACAGCAAATAATCAATCCAGACCAAGGTGATCACACTCGCTGTGAAGGTGAGAAAAGTTCATCTTTATTATGTTTCCCCAAGAGACACACTGCACTGTTCTCTTGAAAACACACAGCTCATGCCCTCCTTTAGAACACACATCCTGTTTAAAGTAACATACAAACATGCCAATACAAGGTAAAAAAATTACATCTGAATTCTCACATTTCAAACATACACTAAAtatcaaataaacatttatttttataagaatttaaGGGAACTACTACATCACCGGAAACACTCCTGGTTTCTTACTTTTCCCCAAGGACTCCTAGAAgtaccccaacccccacccccacccctacccctgcTCCCAGGAGGACAATGTGATCACTGTATTCAGCTCCATCAAGAACGGTCCAGGTTCTTCTAGATGATCTGCACACAtggctcctctcctccttcctggtGTCTGCCTTTAGCATTGGAATAAAGTTCCTGCTGAAAATCCACATCTCCCCTGGGCCCAGTGTTCTGGAAGTGAGAGAGACGATGTGACACTTCAAGGAGGCAGCTCTCTAGACAGGAAGGTTATTCACGTCCCATGTCAAGTCTAACTAGAGTTCAGAGCAATTGAGAAATGCAATTTTATCTCCTGCCTTTCATTCTATACCCTGCTTCTGAACCATCGTGTTCAACTGTGATACTCACACTTTGGTGACCATGACTCCAAAACTCACTTAATACACCCAAGGTCAGCCCCAGTGATCTGCTTCATAACAAGGACTTTGGGTGGGTCTGCCCAGGGAGTAGGGCACCCTCAGAGAATGTGGCTTTGGACTTCATCACAGCTGGGGCCTTTCGTGTCACTTAAGATCTAAACTTGCAACCATGCTAGATCTGTTTCTAATGTGACAACATCGCGAACCACGAGTCCAGAAGTCTAATCCTAATCCTCCCTCCTCATGATGAAGTCTCGTGCTCTGTGCTCAACGTGGTTAGCTGCGCAAGATGTAAACCAAAGCTTCACTGAACCCTCGACCCAAATCGGTAACTCAGGTGTGTCAATCATAATGAACCTCCCCGAACTCAGTATGattatttttgagtcagggtctcactctgtcacccgggctggagcgcagtggcaggatcagggctccctgcagccctgacctcccaggctccagcgatcctcctgcctcagcctcctgagtagttgggagtaGAGATGCCTCCCACATCGCCTggctgattttcgtatttttgtggagaggggatctcgccacgttgcccaggcttgaagcCGGATCAAGCAATTGGGTTCCTCGGATTTCCAAAATAGACCCCAATATTCTGCCTTTACCCCGGAGGATGCAGTTGTACCTTCTCTCAGGCCGATGACCTCAGGCCTCCACGGTCCCTGGAGCTCTAGGAAAGGCGGGCGCGATCTCGCGCCCACACCCAGTGCTGTGGGTCATAAGCCTGGATCTGGAAAAACAAACGCCCTTTGAGAAGACAGGGACTCCCCAGGATACCCCTCCCTCCCCTCGTCCAGCCTCCAGCGCACCCgattcctccccacctcctccacctcccaggccccacccacctcctccaaCTCCTCCGGGGAAACCCAAGCCCTGCAGCGCATGGAACAGAAGAACTGGAACCGAAGCTTGTGGAACAAGGCTATCTGAGAGCGGATCTCCCTGGCCCTCCAGTTCGTGGAACGGCGTAACTGGAACTGACGCTTATGGAACAAGGGTATGTGAGAGCGGGTATTCCCATACAGGAAGTAGAAGATGTTTTGTTTGGGGGCCTCGTCGTCCTCCTCCATGTCATTGGCCAGGTAGCTGAGGACAGAAATCAGGTTACTGCTCAGGGGCACCACCAGGAGAGACCTCCGGCTGAGGTCAGCTTCCCAGAGAGGGGGGCAGGGGACCGTCCCTAGTTCAGGACTGGCACCCACCCTGCAGAGAGCCACACCTTCCTTAGGAGGGCTCTGCTGGACAGAGACCTGATCAAGGGCGTCTCTCACTCCTTCAGGATGGAGACAACAACCCAACTGGTGGCCaagagtggtggcttatgcctggaatcccagcacattgggaggccaaagcaggaggatcacttgaggccaggagtttgagacgggcttgggcaacatagcaagaccctcgtctctattacaaatataagaaatatgccagacgcggtggctcatgcctgtaatcccagcactttagaaggctgaagcaggtggatcacttgaggccaggagttggagaccagcctggtcaacatggagaaaccccatctctactaaaaatacaaaaatcatcctgGTGTGGTAGCATATGCGTTGTTCCtatctactcaagaggctgaagcataagaattgtgtgaacccaggaggcggaggttgcagtgagtcgagattgggCCACTCCGTtccagcctgagaggcagagcaagactctgtctcaataaataaataaataaataaataaataaataaataaacaaacaaactgtccaggtgtggtggcacagcccTGTAGTCGGAGctaatcaagaggctgaggtgggaggatcgcttgagcccaggatatggaggctgcagtgagctgtgatctcaccactgcactccagcttgggggacagggCAAGtgtgtctcaaagaaataaaagaaattgaatacaTTGATATTTTGCCAGGACCCTGCCTTCTACAGGCGTCTAGTCTAATGGGACTGGGAGTAATCAGGGCAGATGACCTAATCCCAGTGTCCAGGATGTAACTAGAGAACTATGGGCATGCAGAAGTTGGAAGATGAGGGAAGGCATCCCAGAGGCTGTGGGGTGAACTGAGTTCAAGGAATGGGTCCTTCCCGTCAGAACCACATGTGTGTGGGACACCCAGACAGAAAACACAAATGCAAAGTCGAGTGGAGGGCATTTGGAAGGAGCAGTGAAGCCAAACCAGGGAACACCAAGATGGCGAGCCAGTGTGCTTGTAGGGATTGTAGAGAGGGCGGAATTGGCACTGTGGACCCTGGCCTCGATAGAGAAAGATATCAGCTAATGAAGTTGTTCAGATGGGCAGTGAGGTTGTCATGCTTTGGAAAGATGCTCAGGCTGCCCTAGGAAGCCCCCTGGCTTGGGGAGAGACTCCAGGAGACCCCAGCAGGGAGCATTTGACAGTGGATTCGAGTGATGCAAGGGGGAACTGAACTGTGACCTCTGTCATGGGAACCTGGAGGAGGTTGATGGCGTTTGTGGTTGATGtgggaaggacagagagagaaccAGAAACATCTACTTGCTGGGGGAAGTGTCATGTCCATTCCTctgctccttttcttctccccttagGAGCGGTTTAtagttccttttgttttattcttttttttttttttttttttgagatggagtctcgctctgtcacccaggctggagtgcagtgggtgatctcactcactgcaagctccgcctcccagattcacgccattctcctgcctcagcctcccgagtagctgggactacaggcacccgccaccacgcctggctaattttttttttttttttttttttaagtagagatggggtttcaccgtgttagccaggatggtctcgctctcctgaccttgtcatccacccgccttggcttcccaaagtgttgggattacaggcatggaccaccgcacccggcctcttttattcttttatttgtataCTGGCATTggagtttggttttgtttttttttgtttgtttgtttgttttgttttcagaaaaatctcactctgtcacccaggctggagtgcagtggcttaaccttagcttactgcaacctccacctcctgggttcaaggggttctcttgcctcagcctccccagtagctgggattacaggtgcacacaaccacgcccggctaatttttctatttttaatagagacagggttttcccacgttgaccaggttggtctcgaactcctgacctcaggtgatctgcttgcttcggcttcccaaagtgctgggattacaggcgtaagccactacgTGCAGCCTGagtttctttttagaaacaaCAGTCTAAGATGCTATAATCCTGTCTTTTTTGTACACAGAGTAAAGAGGACAAATAGgtggaagaataaatgaaaggcTGGAATCCCACTTCCCCGGCTGTCCCAGGGCATTAGATATTGACCGATAGGAGGTAGCAAACCACTCACAGAGCCAGGAAGAAATGAATGCGTTGGTATTGCCAGGAGAGGAGGCCGGCCCGCCTAAAATACGCTATGACCATAGCCAGGAGGTACTGATGGAGAGaaaagaacacagagaaggagAGGTCACATCTTGGGAGAGGAAGATTGTGGAGATAGTGGAATGGGGGTCTGGGGAGGGGTTGCCCATCAGAGAAGGGACCTCAGTGTTGGGGTGACTGTGCTCATGTGGAAATTGCGGGGTGGAGGGGTATTCGAAGGTCGGATGCAAATCCGAGAAGCCGGAGGAAGGGTTTTTGGTGATGCTCCCAGGATGGTGGGCTCCGATGGGATCTTTGGAGGGGTGTGTCTAGGTCGGCTGGTGTCAGGAGGGTCTTTTGTGTGCCAGGCAGAGAACTGTCCCAAAGAGTTGAGAGTAGAGGGGCCAGGAGCTTCAGGGCTGCGACCAGACTGTGGCCGAGGGCTCAGATCCCAAACGACCTGTAGGAGAGGCAGGGGCCACTCATTCACTCTGCAAGAGACCAGCAGAGTCCTGAGGGAGATGCTGACAAAtcataaaaatagccaggagtggcggctcaagcctgtcaccccagtactttgagaggtggagacaggaggatcacgtgagcccaacagtttgagaacaacctgggcaacacagcgagaccctgtttctatgaatatttcaaaaattacttgagcatggtggcatgtgcctagtcccagctcctcaggaggctaaggagagaggattgcttgagcccaagaattagagtgagctatgatcatgccactgtactccatcttgGGGAGCAGAGCtggactctgtttcagaaaagaaaatgtgtggaTGCCGAAACTCAAGACCGTGGGAgctggtcgggcacagtggctgacgtctgtaatctcagcactttgggaggccaaggcaggtggatcacctgaggtcaggtgttcgggaccaacctggccaacatggcaaaaccccgtctctactaaaaacacaaaaattagccgggcgtggtggttcacgtctgtaatcccagctgcttgcaggctgaggcaggagaatcgcttgaacccgggaggcatcggctgcagtgagtcaagatcaagacactgccctccagcctgggcaacagagcaagactctgtctcacaaagaaaaaacaaaaaacaaaactgtaggagcatctggtgggaggtggtggagggAGAACTGTGGGTTTGGAAACTGCGCCCTCCCCCTGGCCGTGCATTGGAACAGGAACACAGTTACATGGAGAACCTTACCTTGTCTGACACCCTCAGATCTTTGTCCCAGGCCAGGAATCTTTTAATGACAGGATCCTCTGTGATTAGAGAGCAGTGTCAGCATGAGAAGCAGGACAGGGTTTCCGAGGGAGCAGCAGGGCAGCGAGGAGAAGTGTGCCTCCCGGGGGGAAGTCTCAGGATTGTGGCCATGGGTGAGGTGGATGGGAGAGGGGAGAATGAGTTTCACTGGGCAAGGGAGAGAGGCTCCTGCTCTGAGAATCCCCTGAGAAGAGGCGGAAGGAGGCCCTGGGTGTGAGAATCTACAGGATGTAGAGCTGGGAATCAGCCAGGACCCCCTCCAGCAGACACGGAGGGACCACTGCAGAGTCATAAAGGCATTCGCATCATTTCTTCATGAGACAGTCAGATCGGGGTGTGACCATGGCCTTGGTATCCCCCACTATGGATGGAGACACTTAGATTTAGAAAAGTCAGTAAGAGACATTAAGTTTCAGAGGGCACAgctgaaaccactttctttgtttattgaatttttttctttatttgatttttatttttatttatttattaatttattttgagacagagtcttgctctgtggtccaggctggaatgcagtggcatgatgttggctcactgcaacctctgcctcccgggtttaagcgattctcctgtctcggcctcccaagtagctgggactacaggcatgagctaccgtgcccagccttggtttttcttttgagacagagttttgctctgtcacccaggctggagtgcagtggggcagtcatagctcaccgcagcctcaaagtcctgagttcaagcaatcctcttgcctcagcctcccaacgtgctgggatctcaggtgcgagccaccgcgcctggcccgaaaCCAAGCTTTCTTATCCCAAGCGCCGGCCTTTATCAAGTCTAACCTAATCCTCTGTCGTCTCCTAAGTGTCCCTCATGAGTGATCACTTCAGAGTCCTCCCGCATGGAGAGCTCACCCAGTAGTGGGGGCATATTTTTCCCATTGGAAAAGTGTGGTTATTGGGAGTTTCCTCTTTTTAAGAAGAACAGGATTGGAGGTGCTCTCTGGGGTGTCCTCCTACCAAGCAGCCTGTTGAAGGCCTCGTGGTGCTCAGGGAGCACGAGCAACACTCGCTGTCGCTTGAGCTCCTTCTGTGGCTCCTCCGACGACTCCTCAGATTCGTCCGACcactccttcttccttttctggcaAAAGGACCTACCTGGGGGGCTGTGATCTACCCCAGGGGCTGAGTAAAGAAACCAGGCCACCGTGTAATGCTTCTGCAACTGATCACCTTAGAGCCCGACCCCAAACCCCAAACCACTCTCCATCCTCCCCAGCCTCGCAGACTGCTGGCTTCTCCAAGCCATCTTTCTGACTTTCTCCTCTGCTCAACCCCACATGCCGCTCTTTCCCCTCCCCGTTCTTCCGTCTTTCTGTCCTCAGAACACTACTCATGTCCTTCCCTGGTTCCTGGCTCTCTCagtccctcctttttttttttttcaagatagaatcttgctttgtcgcccagtctagtgtgtagtggtgcaatctcagctcactgcaacatccatctcccagattccagttattctccttcctcagcctctcaggtggctgggattacaggtgcctgccataaTGCCCAGCTCaattttgtacttctagtagagacggggtttcaccatgttggccaggctggtctcaaactcctggcctcaagtgatctgcctgccttggcttcccaaagtgctgggattacaggtgtgagccactccacccggCCTGAATTTCTCCATTCTTCCCACACATCCTCCTCAGGTTCTCCTTCCTGACCTCTGACccttctgtgtgtgtttttttttttttttttttttttttttttttttttttttttgacacagcgtctcactctctcacccagactggagtgcagtagcatgatctcggctcactgctacttcttcctcccaggctcaagcgattctcctgtcttaacctcccgattagctgggattacaggtgcgcaccactaccgcctggctaatttttgacttttagtagagatgggttttcaccatattggccaggctggtcttgaactcctgacctcaggtgatcggcccgcctcggcttcccaaagggtTGGggttacgggcgtgagccactgtgcctggcgccCTTCCTTCGTCTTAGTCAATCCTATcccacctcttcttcctccagtCCCCTCACCTGATGGTCCCGACACTTTATCATCCACCACCTCCTGGAGGGGGTACCCCGAGGTGCTCCGCTGGGGGCTCTGCTCATCCTGGGGGTGCGGTAGATACCAGGTCATGATGTTTCCCATAATCTGTCCCCTCTCACGGAAACTAGTCTCTGTTCTGTCCGTGGCCTTCTCGTGGGCACTGGTAGGATCCCGAAGAGTGCGTTATCAATTCTCGAGGCTGGGAGAAGTCAGGAGTGGAGATCAGCTCTGAGAAGATGCTGTTAACCAACTGAACTTCCAGGTGCCCACAGAGTCCGGTCCTTCCAATCAGGAAGGTCGGAATCTCTGATGTCATCGGTCAGCCCAACCTGGCAACCAGTTTGAAAAGAAACACATGTAActgccaggctgatctcttgTCCTGGAGACCCTGAGTGAATGGTATCTCATGCCACTGTCCCAACTGCAGACCGTTGTCCAAAAGCATCTTCAGGGTCTCCGCATCCCTCTGTTCCCTGTCCCAgcagaggcatgagccaccacacctggccacttttcTTATCTATATTTGTTATGTGGATGACTTGTGTTAACACAAATAAGATGCTGCTTgtcatctttaaagaaaataggTGGCAACAATAGCAAGCcctgtttttatttgtacttatgAGGTTGTAATTAAATGCTAAAAATTAATGCTAAGAATTAAAATGCACATAATAATAGACTTTACCTCACAAACTGGCTTCAATTATTCAATGAAACTTACATGTATTACTTAAATGAGGTTaaatttaacctttaaaaaatgatttattgtggctaggcacagtggctcacgcctgtaatcccagcactttgggaggccaaggtgggaggattgactgaggccaggagtttgaaactagcctgggcaacatagcaagacctcatctctgcaaaaaatacaaaaattagcagggtgtggtggtgcacacctgtagtctcagccactcgggaggctgaagtggtagcattgcttgagcccaggaggttgaggctggagtgagccatgatcaagccactgcactccagccgaggaGATGGagatagaccctgtctcaaacaaagaacaacagaaaaataggtgagggtcagccaggcatggtggctcatgcctgtaatcctagaactttgggaggccaaggtgggaggattgcttgaggccaggagttcaagaccagcctgggcagcctagcaagatcccatcccttaaaaaaaaagtttttaggctgggcatggtcactcatgcctgtaatcctagcactttgggaggccaaggcaggcgggttgcctgagctgaggagtttgagaccagcctgggcaacatggtgagatcctgtctctactaaaatacaaaaaattagccaggtgtggtgttgggcacctgtaatcccagctactcaggaggctgagacaggagaattgcttgaacccaggaggcagaggttgcagtgagccaagatcgcgctactctACTCCAACCGGaataacagagcgagactccgtctcagaaaaaaaaaagtttttaattatccaggtgtgatggtgcatgcccatgtcccagctacttgggaggctgaagcaggaggattgcttgagcctgggaggtcaaggctgcagttagctatgatcacgcccctgcactccagcctgggcaacagagggagaccctgtctgaaaataaCAGAGGTGGGGGCCTATGACCCCCACTTTAATTTTGGCCCAACCTTAGTAACAGCATAGTCATTGAGTAAGGCAAAAGTGATGTTATGATGTTTGTTATGATGTTTTTCGGCCTCCAATTTACCGTCAAAAACATGTACGCAGTGGCCCTGAGCTGTTGTGTAAATGGACTCGCCACCCTGAGGCCACCATGCTGCAAGGAAGCCCAAGCTAACCCTAGGATGTGCCCTGAAATGACATGAAGACGCATCCCAGCCAGCATTCCACTACCCCATCCTTCACTGCCCCATTTTCACCCCCGCCTACCTCCCtactccctccacccctccacctGCCTCCAGCCAGAATTGCACAGCCAAGTACTTCCAGAATTGCTGGTCCAAAGAAATCACAACAGGCACCAAGTTTGGGGCAATCCATTTAATGCTACTAATTGTGGGATGGTTTGTTTGAGCAGCCCCAGATAACAACGTTCCTTGAGGTCACACACTAACAAGCTGTGATTCGAACACTGCCTCTCAAATTCACAAGCGAAAGAGGGGGAATTCCTGTTTAAAATGCCAAAAAGAactctttcttgcttttattatttttaattttgtataataaTTGTACctttatataataattgtaataatttatggggtacagggtgatatttcaatatatgtatacaatgtgtaatgatcacatCAGGGTGATTAGCAGATTCATTTCCtcagttatcatttctttgtgttgggaacattcaaaatcggCTCTTCTACCTATttgaatatagaaaataaattgttttgttttgtttttgagaaagagtctccctctgtcgcccaggctggagtgcagtggtgcaatctcggctcactgcaacctctgcctcccgggttcaagcaattctcctgcctcagcctcccgagtagatgagattacaggcacttgcctccactcccagctaatttttgtatttttggtagagacaggatttcaccctgttggccaggctggtctagaactcctgacctcaggtgatctgcctgccttggcctcccaaaatgctgagattacacgcgtgtgccaccatacctgacctCTCCTCTCTGAGATTAACTTTTTTAGCTACAACATGTTGACACAATCATGtggcatttgtcttttttttgtttcattgagacagggtctcattctgtcacgcaggctggagtgcagtgatgcaatcacagctcactgcagcctcgaccttctgggctcaagcgatcctcctgcctcagccttcctggtaACTAGAACTGTAGGTGCACAgcatcacgcctagctaatttgttatttttattttgcgtAGGCATAGGGTTTCGCTCTGTTACCaaagctggtgtcgaactcctgggttcaagcaatccccccacctccacaaagtgctgggattacaggcacgagccacctcacctggcccattTGTCTtgctgtgcctgacttatttcacttaacataatggtcTCCAAGCTCACCCGTGttcctgcaaatgacagaatttcactcttccaaagagaatttttttttttttttttttttgaggtggagtcttgctctgtcacccaggctggactgcagtggcacaatctcagctcactgcaccctccacctcccaggttcaagcgattctcctgcctcagcctcctgagtagctgggattacagacctgcgCCACCaccccccgctaatttttgtattttgtagagagatggggt is part of the Nomascus leucogenys isolate Asia chromosome 17, Asia_NLE_v1, whole genome shotgun sequence genome and encodes:
- the LOC100605938 gene encoding speedy protein E2B-like gives rise to the protein MGNIMTWYLPHPQDEQSPQRSTSGYPLQEVVDDKVSGPSAPGVDHSPPGRSFCQKRKKEWSDESEESSEEPQKELKRQRVLLVLPEHHEAFNRLLEDPVIKRFLAWDKDLRVSDKYLLAMVIAYFRRAGLLSWQYQRIHFFLALYLANDMEEDDEAPKQNIFYFLYGNTRSHIPLFHKRQFQLRRSTNWRAREIRSQIALFHKLRFQFFCSMRCRAWVSPEELEEIQAYDPQHWVWARDRARLS